The proteins below come from a single Triticum aestivum cultivar Chinese Spring chromosome 5D, IWGSC CS RefSeq v2.1, whole genome shotgun sequence genomic window:
- the LOC123124455 gene encoding major pollen allergen Car b 1-like, translating into MVAGCVITDECTLAVSTERMWKVVFSGEDTAALPQACAGFIDAVDVEGDGGPGSVSTMTLSPAAAELAGSGVMRSRLVARDNAARVLKTEVLEGSKVSGQLKSQVAEVKLEAAGEGACVAKLRVEYERLDGGGALSAEDRATLAAGYLDLLKMVEAYLVAHPAEYA; encoded by the coding sequence ATGGTCGCCGGCTGTGTCATCACCGACGAGTGCACCCTGGCGGTGTCCACAGAGCGGATGTGGAAGGTGGTCTTCTCCGGCGAGGACACGGCCGCCCTGCCCCAGGCCTGCGCGGGCTTCATCGACGCCGTGGACGTCGAGGGCGACGGCGGACCCGGCAGCGTCTCCACCATGACGCTCAGCCCGGCGGCAGCGGAGCTCGCAGGCTCGGGCGTGATGAGGAGCCGCCTGGTGGCGCGCGACAACGCGGCCCGGGTGCTCAAGACGGAGGTGCTGGAGGGCAGCAAGGTGAGCGGCCAGCTCAAGTCGCAGGTGGCCGAGGTGAAGCTCGAGGCGGCCGGGGAGGGTGCTTGCGTGGCGAAGCTCAGGGTGGAGTACGAGAGGCTCGACGGCGGCGGGGCGCTGTCGGCGGAGGACCGGGCGACGCTCGCCGCGGGGTACCTCGACCTGCTCAAGATGGTCGAGGCATACCTGGTGGCGCACCCCGCCGAGTACGCCTAA